ATCTCCTAAACGCCTGCAGAATTCCCGTCATAGTTAAACACAAgcatgtataaatatataaatctttattgCACAGGAAAGTAAGTAACAAATTTCACTCAACAAAAATAGATTCATATTTCACTATTATATATCCCTTAATAGTCCTCTGTAATTTTGGATATctttttcttattgaatgaaGGAAACTAATCACTCATTCATGGCACAAAGATTTCATATTACAGTAGCAGGGTGTATTTATCTTGAAACTGGATATTGATATTTAAGTCATACTGGTATTACACTAAAATGCACATGGACAATGAACCGTGAGAGTCATTCAATAGTCAGTAGTAATGTTCTAATTTCTGGATTCTCCCTATTCcataaaaatttctaaatttagaCTCATGTGAATGTTCAGAAGCACTTGTATTTCAAAGCAAGTGTGAAGTAGGATTACGGAGAAGTTTCTCCAAGGCTGGAAATGAAGATTAGGAAAGAAGCCACACCTCAACATCTGTAACCACAGTTCCATCTGAGAGAATAGCATGAATTCTTCCCATAGCCTAAAAAGTAGAAACAAACAGTCATTGCATTGTATCTCGACGCAACTGCAAGAGATGCTTGAAACCTGACATATCTATGCACTACATAGCATCTATCAATTAGCACATGTGAAAACAAATATCCTAGTATAATAAgaatcttcaaaaaaaaaaaaaaacaaccaatttaacaatttgataacttttttacaaccaCATTTATGTGTAACTCGTTATTAgtaaatttcaaatatacatataaacaaataataacacataatttaactaaatacaatttaagattaatataagttaaagaaaaacataGGAAAAAAGGGGAAGTGATTATTGGCACAGTACAGAACGTAGAGCAAAGACTAACGGTTTCGTAGTCAATGTTTTGATTCTCGTCGGGAGAGTAATCATCAGAACCTATATCAACAAACTTGATTGTGCCGTAACTCCTATTTCTCTCTCTTAGCATATTCACCTGATCATAACAACATGCAAAACAGTACTGTATCAATGCCAAAACTCAAAGAAACGAATTACCAGCATCAAACAATATGATTTGAACAAATAAAGGAAAACCTCGCGCATGCAGAGGGGACAATCTCCATCATAGAGCATTTTAATTTTCCAATCTTTTGGTGAATCATTCTTTTGCTTCTTAGAAATTTCAGGTTCCACAGTTGCCTCGCTGATGACTCGAATGTAGTGGTGAGGCCGCGTGGGAAGAGCGTTGGGGCGTGGATTAAGAGAAGGTGAGTTGTGGAATTTGAGAGTGCAGTTGAAATATGGAAGTGAAAAGAACGTTGGGTTTTTGGGCATTGAATTGCGTGAAACAGAAGCAGCAGTTGCGACTCTCAAAGGGAGAGCCattgttgcttttgttttgtggTCGTGTTGTTGAAAGAAAGAAGGCAGAGGAAGGGTTGATAGCTACACGCCAACTTCATTCTTAACCGCAAACAGTTCGAGTGCGTGGCAACCTCGGGGTCACCCATGCTAATAATCATAAACTTCCTTTtgtattaatcttttaaatttatattttttacttttatatatatatatatattatatatatttataagaagaatcatttaattatttatctttaagaaattttatagaaaaatcaacttaaaattaagtttcaatttattgaaaacgattcaattatattttctttttcttaaatttgtgTAAATGACGGAAAGAAAGTAGTGAGTTGCCTGTATTTAACGAGAATgtgttgttttttaaatttaaagtgaaTTCCAAGGATTGAAGTGACAAGTTTATTCTTTCTAGATAGAAAACATACTTTGACCAAATCAATAGTTATGTCTCTTCATCTTGCATCTTCTCTTCTCTCAAACTATAACTTTTCCTCTCATGATAGTGGGTCTAGGGGGTTGGGTGTAACCCCATTTACAATTATGGAGAGGTTGCAGTTTTGAGATAGGTTAGAATTGTTAAGAATGgtaagaaataattttgaagtgttaagattcattaaatttattttttctttagtttttctttggaaaaaaaaattatttttgtttatggttGTTTTGAAGAATAAAGTGGAAGTAAAGATTCGATAgaatacaattaatttaaatggtGCATATAGAAGTATTGGATTAATATGTTCAACTATTGTTATAATTATGTAAGAGGTAATTGTAAAaagacttttttatatattctctTTCAGAAATTTATGTCTCATTCCTTTGTAAGTGATGTCTCTTTAAGTAGTTGTATACTATTAAAATGTGATGTCACAAATGGTATCAGACCAATTCGTCCTTAAGATGACCTAAGAGTTGTGGGCTTGTTGTGTCTTCTTAGTATAAGAGTTGAGTTTAGACTTTGATATTGTATATCTAACTAGAAGTATTAAGTACAAAAATGTCTTGATAAAAGTAATGAAGGTACACAATCATGACTATATCAAAgataattttcctttcttaattccaAAGGCTTAGGGAAAGTAAGAGCTATGGTTTGAGTCTTGGTTTTTATAGGGATTCACGTCTTGTTATTGCTTCTATGGTAGTGTTTTGTGCTCTGCAGTGATAGAGGAATGCAGGTCCAAGGATAACTTGACCTACTTACCTTTATAAGTATTGGTTGAGGCCTTTGAGACAATTTCATATCTAGAAGATATGGAGATGTAGTGTATTGGAGTTTGGGAGTTAGAAGATCAAAATTTTTTAGGTTTCAAAGGATGGGGAAAGATGTTAAAATTCAAAAGTAATGTTTTGGTTTGagggagatttaagaatagattCTTGAGATCAAATATCACAAGTTTTAAAAGAGGGATTAAGTTCAGAGGTTAGAAACAGGGAATATGTTGATGCTCATTGGCGTAGTAAGCTTTGAAACGACAACATGGTTTTACATCTAGGTGATGTCGGAGACTAGATGAGGAAAATGGTGGAAGTTTTGAGGTTAAAGTTAATAAGGAAATAGAAATCCTAAAGTGAACCAAAGGGTAGAGAGTAGAGCTTGAAGAGTAGACTTTTATAAGTTAGAGAACGTAGTCTTTGATGAGGATGAAGTATcataaaggttttttttttagttcgTCGAGTAAAAGGATATGGTTGGATCTTGTAAGAAAATGGCAACATCAAAGTTTAAAATAGAAGGAGTGTTTCAAGATTAGTAGTTAGcacaaaataaaagtttgaCCTTGGTTTGAAGTGAATGATTTTAAGCAATGAAGGAAGAAGCATACCAGAAAGTTAGTTTTCTAAGGAAATGCTATGCTAGTTAGTTTGGAGCATGGTGAATGAAGAAAGGGGAAGAAAAGTCTTGCAAAAAGTTAAAAGGTTGGTTACAATAGTTGTTATTGAAGTGGTTACCACGAATGATCAATTAACTTGAATGGGTTGAGAGGTTAAGACCCCTAGACTTGGAAGGGAAGTTTGGAGCAAATTTCATTAGATGTAGTAGCTTGActatatttaatgaattttgagtTTCATCAAGAAGAAGTTGATATCAGATACTAGACTACAAAATACAATAGGGTGATTGACACAAAAAAGACTAAGGAGTtgatttattcacaaaatatacacaaaaacacgtaaaatcaaccgttatcactcccCACACTTAAAAccttgtttgtcctcaagcaaaaggtaaCTTGACTAAGAAAAACATCTACTCAACAATGGTAAAATAACAAAGAAGcaagttcacataatcaaatcgGGTAACATTCATGAATGTTCTTCTTTCATCACCAATCCAAAGAGAATATGTGTAACATTGTAAATCCTTAGCTATGGTGCTCATAATGCAAATATTACAAGAGTAAATGTACATACTTTATGAGATATTAATAATCATGGCAAAGATGTTTTCATTTATCAACAAAAGGAACCAATCTTCACTAGAAAAAGTGTTTTCACTTAAGCACACTAGTGTATAAGGGTGTGTCATTCTCTCATCTACCTATAATGGCACACAATTtgactttgtttttcatttcaagagcaaagaattatcaaaacatacaaacacaacaaaGGCATCATTTGATGTTTGGACAAGgcaaagaaggaaattggtgtaTCTAGGTCATGTGAATGAGCAAAGAGAGAAATCACATCATTTTTACAGTTTTATCATTATACTCTCTTTTATCTGAAGACTAGAACAACCAAACACCAACTTGGAGTCaccttattcatatattttctttttctttttgtatttttctctttctttttcttttatagatgacATATATACAAGAATGCATTACATCAACCAACACCAATTCACAATTGTTACTCTTGCtccctttttaataataacttccCTCACACTATAATCCTACAACTGACCATGGAAACCTTACTCTCCCATCAAGGTGAGATGGTCAATCGTATTCAATAAGGCTTAAGGTTTCAAAAGTGAAGGTAAGTTTCTTTTAATGCTCAAAGGATTGCACAAGGGTTCTAATCTTTGAAACACAATTGGTTATTTTGGGTATATGAtgcaagaaggaaagaaagacAACCTTGTTTCAATGTAAGCATGCAAATGAATAACAACTAGCAATGAAACTCAAGCAAAGTTAATTGTAACCAAAAGAGGTAGCACTCATAGATAAAAACTCTGAGGCACAAAATCTCACCCGGTTAAGTTATTTGGTTTCCTATGATTGTCATACACTGTTgggactttggcaagtgtaccaaatcgtttcaagtaataaaccatggtaagaccaggtatcgttttcccaagagactcctAATACTAGAGAATTATGCGATTAACAACTTATCTAGACTCGATAGAACAACATTCATTTACAAACATGTGGAACAAGataaaataacacataattACATGGTTGGACTTTGGTGTTTGAAGGCACTTAGAAATGGGATAGACTAGAAATGTTGTGAAATGACATTGTTAAGGNTAGTTTTCACCTNCTACACTCTTGTGCTTACCTAATTTCATCTCCTCAccatcaatttactaaagtcaatccactaaaacactctagccctaatcccttaggtgaaagagcctaggttttcctatcaaactccaatcccttggaaaattTAACAAGCAAAACCCGCATTAAGAACTAGGAtctaagacaacatgtgaatcatcttccatccctagAATCAATGAACCACAAGGACTCTTGTTTCAGTTCTGGGTTCCATCTTACGTCCCCATAACCCATGAAAtcccaaaatcaagtcatgaacgtccccattacatgcaagctttaagattagaaacaagaatactagcaattgatagaaaaggcatatatatattcaaatcattcaacaaaTACACAAGAGTTCATAGACTACAACTAACCCCAACAAGATGGGTTTGGTTCTCCACTTCCATGGAGAACCCTAGAGCTTACAAACATGGAAGatgaaagaagaaggagacccaaaggaagaggaggagatgttccCACAAGCTCCTCGTGCCCTCCATGAGCTCCAGTAGTGAAATCGCACCTCCAAAGAACCAAAGACCCCTTTCCCTTCGCGTTTTAGGTCTAAATAGACCaaattttccacatcagcaatgccaccgctcagctgcaccccaactgcaccccagctgcaacattccagagagcagggcgcttaGCTGCAtctcagctgcacctcagcggtagccttccagagagcagggcgctcagctgcagcCCAGCTGCACCCCAACCGCAGCATTGCAGAGAACAgagcgctcagctgcaccctagCTGCAGCCCAGCCACAACATTCCAAAATTCTCTCTTTTTGCTATTTTACTTGCTTTTGTGGCTGGTTCAATTCTTTACTTTGGTGGATGTTCTTCCAAGCATTgtattagctacaaaataaggGAATTAGTGATGATATTACATCAACGTAGCCTAAAACAcacttattaagaaaacaagacaaaagaagaggattaagcaagttacaagccaaaaaggagttgattttgctactaaaatgatgcttagataatgataataattagcATTATCATACACCATGCCACAATCATTAACCACAATAACAACATTCTCGACATACTCACATGAAAACAACCACAAGCATTAGTTTTCAGTAAATcacaacacattctcaatgtaTTCCAAAACTAATTTATGAGAAAACACAAATGGTTCTCCTCAAAGTCATGCAAAACTTACTCAAAGTCACATAACCAATGCATCATATTTGTCACACCATCCAAGTTACACTTATTATCACtaagcaagaaaagaaaataaaagggaagGAAAAAGCAGACTCTTTTTAGGCGGACCAACTTGCTGCTCAAATTCCTCAGCTCCTTGtatattcttcttcatcaacattCATACCTATTACTTGCAAGAACACCAAGAAACTCGAACAAACACGTTAGtccaatttttataaaatccaagatttgagaattaagattgaaaacataaagataaaagtaaaaataacatatagaaaagtgaaatagaaaaatgaaaaacacaaacaaagaaataaggaaaagaagaaacaaaaattgcataacgtgagcacaccaaccaaacaacaattccAATATGCAAAATGATTGAAATGGATTTCCTAAATAAcctcactcagatccctcttgttgcaaGACCACCTAGTACTCTCCTAAGGTGATGAATACTACTTTCCATGTTCTCTAAGGTAAAAACACTCATATCCCTTTTCTTGTGCTTATCTAAGTCTGACACACCTTACCCAATCCCTTGGCCTTAGAAtgtatcaaaacttgcattaagAACCAGAACAGTGGGGGCCAAACTCAAATCCCATCCCTGGTGACTTGTAATATTTGGGTTGATTTAGCTAGTTAGGCTATTGAAATCCCATCCCCGGCGACTTGCAATAACTAAATTATGCTCTAAGGCGTACCCCGAAACAAGTTTTAAGCACAAACCAAACcaataaaaagaataacatcTGTAGCCAAAATGCATAtaagaaacacaaaaaaatagaCATACAATTGGCAAAGAATTCAACTTTCTctgttttctaaagttagaacAATCAAATCCCTTTTGTTGTGCATTCCTAAGTATGATAAACCCTCACCAAATCCCCTGGTGTAACAAGTCCATCAAACTTGCCTTAAGTTCCAAAACGGTGAATCCAAACACACAATCTCATCCTTGGTGATTCGCACATCTGGTTTGATTTAGTTAATTTCTCTACTAAAATCCCATCCCTAAGAACTTTCAATAACTACATCAAGCTCAAAGGCATACCCGAGACAAGCATTAAGTTCAGACTAAATCAATAGAAAGTCTTAAAAACTAAAGCCAACTACAtacaaaacaacattcaaaaggaaaattcaCAACAAAGTCTAAAAGAGTCATAAATGCCCAAATTGCCTTATGTTGGAATACAAGTCCCCAataacggtgccaaaaacttgttggttGCAACACCAAcgacaagtgcaccggtcgcagcgtaacaagtgataaatatcgttctctcccaagggacttgtgcaacacatgacaactcttcctttcataactcaattagacatcaaagtgcacaaaaaacacaagaaactctttttggtatttttatcaaacagttggtgtgcattcacaaacatctcaattccattcAATAGGTTAAGACTataattcatccatttcattctcatgcattcacaaacatctcaattccattcaataggtgttcaatttcagttctaggttcaattcatatttctcaatacatcaagaaccacaattcatgcATGGGTGATCAATTCAAAGCaagcattaaacatataaattgaacaataacatgaattggaaaatcatatatcatgaacataacaaaatacataagaattccatgttttacaactaatctcaacaaatagaaaaagccttccatggtggagaacttagggttctacaaaatagaagagatagggaagaaattggaaccaaagagaagatgcaaaacctttcccaaggttcttggcagctgctcatgctccatttgcgcctccccttcgcaatTCCATCTCCAA
This DNA window, taken from Vigna radiata var. radiata cultivar VC1973A chromosome 5, Vradiata_ver6, whole genome shotgun sequence, encodes the following:
- the LOC106760917 gene encoding uncharacterized protein At5g50100, mitochondrial, which gives rise to MALPLRVATAASVSRNSMPKNPTFFSLPYFNCTLKFHNSPSLNPRPNALPTRPHHYIRVISEATVEPEISKKQKNDSPKDWKIKMLYDGDCPLCMREVNMLRERNRSYGTIKFVDIGSDDYSPDENQNIDYETAMGRIHAILSDGTVVTDVEAFRRLYEHVGLGWVYAITKYEPIAKIADSVYGVWAKYRLQITGRQPIEEILEARKKKGELCKDSNACKM